TGAAGAATGTAGAGGAAGAGGCAGAAATAGGGGGTGAGTTATGGCATGTACATTGAAGGCCATGGATGACCCTCTTCCTATTGATGTCGAGTTTAAAACAAAAGACACAGTATCGGCCGCAAAATTCTTCACCTTCcatttcatcttcttcaccatGGTCTTCACAATCTTTTGTGTTCTCATCTCAAATATCTTCATCTTCCTCAACCTTCGCATTATAGCAGCCAGTGTAAGACAATCCCAACATTGGAAAAATCACCAGTATAATCTTATCAATGCAATCGTCATGccattttcttcctttctcccAAAATGTTAAGGGAGCAACAACAACTGCTGCTCCAACCCCAAAACCCAATCCGGTCAGTATGAACTGCCAATCAAAGTAGTTGAACTTGTGCCTTTATATTTTGGTGTTactgaaggtggtggagcttcATCACTTGTGTAGTGTGTCGTCAAAGGGAACCCACATAACTCCTTGTTATGTATATAGGAATAATTTGAAAACGCACCAAATTGCTTGCCTTGCGGAATTGGCCCCGCCAATAGATTGAATGAAAGGTTTAGGGCTGCCAGGAAAGTAAGATCTACAAGTTGCATGGGGATCTCCCCTGTGATTTTGTTGCTTGACGAGTCTAATGAATCCAGCTGAGACAAATTTCCCAAAGATAGTGGGATTTTGCCCATAAGAGCATTATGTGACAAGTTGGGAACATATAGTTATTTGAGTTCTCCAATAGTTTCTGGTATAGGCCCTTCAAGCTTGTTGGCAGAAATGTCAATCGAGGTGAAAACAGTTAGAATTTTCACCAACTCAATGTCTAGACCTTTACTGGTAACTGTTATCCTAtcttgataataaaattaaccaaaatggAAACTAAAGTGGAGGTTATTGAGCATTGaccgaaccttgtcttcttcatCCAACATTGCCTTCAAGGTAGAAAAGTACTCTCTTTGAAACTTACCAGTAAATTCGTTTGAAGCTAGGTCTACAATTTGAAGAATTGGCCAGGTGAAATTTGATCTTGATCTTCTACAACAATTAATGGGCCCATAAAATTTGTTAGATCGCAAGATAAGGACTCGCAACTTGGATATGCTTGTCAAATAACATGGGAAGACATCGTTGATCTCATTGTTCCCAATGTCAGAGACCCCTAAATTTATGCAATTGGCCAGAGACCTTGGTACCACTCCTTCAAGTCGGTTTCCATTGAGATTTAGTGTTTGCAAACCATTGATATATTGCCacataaatgatttttgggcaaaGTTAGTGAGtgtaaattgtatttttgttgaaaaaaaataaaaacaaaaatgatatggCAAAGAATGAGAACTTTTTGCTAACTGATCGCTTTTGCCAATGTGTGAAGCTCAAAACGTTCAGTTGTACTCCGAACTATGCACATTGCAAAGCCAACATTAATCAACGAATAGAAACAAGCATGAATAGGCACACAATATGTGAGGGAAAGAACCACAAAGCCCCAGCAAATTGTCGCTATCTAATTATGCAATGAACATGAACTAGACCATGAGATACAGCTCAATTATGTAGATTGTGTAATGTGTAGGAATATCATGAGGATCACACTTGCATTGAAGATAATGGAGAGACTCTAACTAATACAGGACTTAAaatatattgcaaaaaaaaaaaaaaaaaagttttcttgtttttgctcAGGTATGATGCTCACCAATTCTTGGTTTATCTATAAAGATTACTTGTTCAAATTATACGCATGAATGCATTTGTTTCATGGACAAATTTAATGTGTCTCTCACCTGTTTGTTGAAATTCCTGAATGAGCATTAGCTTGAGTCTGACGTGCTTGCTTTTCATATAGCAaccacacaaacaaacccagtTCAGATTTAGAATAAAAGAACATTATCCCCAAGCCAAAAAGATTACAAACTGGAAATATTCAATTTATGAGCTCATCTCATCCCCCCATCATTTGGGTTGATGATTCTGTATCTATCTACAAATGAAAAGgtccaaaaaatgaaataaaaggaaaaacgaAACAGAGAAAAAGCTTTGCTATGATGATGTGGCTatgatgaagatgaggatgtagaggaagaagaagaaatagggGGTGAGTTATGGCATGTACACCGAGGATCATGGATGGCCCTCTTCCTACTAATGTCGAGTTTAGAGCAAATCACACAATACCGTCCCCAAATTTCTTCGTCTTccatttcattttcattgtcATCATCTTCAGAATCTTCCGTGTTCTCATCTTCAATATCTTCATCTGCctcaaccttcacattatagCAGCCAGTGTAAGACAATCCCATCATTGGAAGAATCACTAGAAGAATCTTATCAATTATATCGTTGTGccattttcttcctttctcccAAAATGTTAGGGGAGCAACAACAACTGCTGCTCCGACCCCAAAACCCAATCCAGTCAGTATGAACTGCCAATCAAATCCAATCAAAGTAGTTGAACTTGTGCCTTTAGATTGTGGTATTgctgaaggtggtggagctttaTCACTTCTGCAGTTTTTCTTCAAAGGGATTCCACATAATCCTTTGTTCCCTTTATAGGAATCTTCTGAAAATGTATCAAATTGCTTGCCTTGTGGAATCTGCCCAACCAATTGATTGAATGAGAGGTTTAGGACTGCCAGGAAAGTAAGATCTGAAAGTTGCATAGGGATTTTCCCTCTGAGCTGATTGCTTGACAAGTCAAGTGATTCCAGCATAGTCAACTTTCTCATAGATGGTGGAATGTGGCCTGTAAGAGCATTATGTGAGAAGTTGAGAACAAGTAGCAATTTGAGCTTTCCAATTTCTTCTGGTATTGTCCCATTAAGATTGTTGCAGGATACGTCAATTGAAGTGAATAGATTTAGAATCCTAACCAGCTCAATGTCTAAACCTTTACTGGTAACTGTTATCATATCTTGATAATAAATTTGACTGAATTTTAGGATTGGAACTTGGAGGTACTGGACAACATCCATCATTGCATTCCAGGCAGAAAGGTATTCTCTTGGAAGCTGACCAGTAAAATTGTTTGAAGCGAGGTCAACAATTTGAAGCATTGGCCAAGAGGTATTTGGCCCTCCACAATCAATGGACCCATAAAATTTGTTAGATCGCAAGATAAGGACACGCAATGAGTATATGTTCTTCAAGTTACATGGGAAGGCATCCTTTAGTTGGTTGTTCCCCATGTCCAAGACCTCCAAATTTTTGCAGTTCCGCAAAGACTCTGGTACCACTCCTTCTAATAGGTTTCCATTGAGATTTAGAGTTAGTAAACCACAATTAACTGGAAACGAATTAGATAAATTGCCACCGAGTTTGTTCTTTCTCAAATCCAACACCATGAGAGTCTCACTCATTCCATAGAAGCATTGGGGAATAGTGCCATTCAAAAGATTATTGGACAGATCAAGAACTTGCAGGTATGGAGCATTGCATATTGATACAGGGATACTACCAGATAATTGATTATTTGAGAGAGATAAGAAATAAGCAAAAGTAAGGGAGCTGCCAATGCCAGCAGGTATAGCAGAGCTGAAATTATTCCCTGAGAGATCCAGATATGTGGCAGATGGTGGGAGAGTTGGGAGTTGCCCCTGGAGTTGGTTGGAATGAAGATCTAGGATAGTTAACATAGAAGGAAGATTGAGCAAAGGCCCTTCCAGGTGGTTATATGAGAGATTTAGGTAAAAAAGATTAGTAAGATTCTGAATCCAGTTGGGTATCTCTCCGGGAATCTGGTTTTTTGAAAGGTCTAGAATGGTTAATTTGGattggtttttcaaaaaatcaggGACTGCACTCAATTTGCAAGAAGCCAACTTCAATGTGCTAAAATGGGGAAAGGACAAAGAAGAAGCGGTAACACTATAATTGACTGACAACTCGTTGTAAGAAAGATCAAGACTCGATAGATTTGTTAGTTGCTGAATCGAATCAAGCTGGAAGGAGCCATTAAATTTGTTGTAAGAAAATGAGAGGGATTTAAGACCTTTGAGCTTGATAACAGACATGGGTAAGGGCCCTTTCAAGTTGTTGCCACTCAAATCAAGGGTGTTCAATGAGTAAGAAGAAACGTTAAATTCCTGGAGTCCAccagaaaatttgtttttcgaAAGTTGTAGTTTCTGCAGAGATGGATGGGAAAACAGGGACAATGGAATACTCCCTTCAATTGAATTGTTATCCAAGTCAAGATTCACCAGTTTTATAAGCTCTTTCCACTGAGTGGAATTAATACTACCTTCCAGATCATTATGGGAAAGGTTTATCTCTGTCAGATTCTTGGCCATGGTGAATGATGGAATCTGTCTGTTGAACTTATTGGACGACATGTCCAAATAAACCAATTGAGTAAGAGTTCCCATAGAGTTCGGTATTGATCCACTGAAATTGCATCCAAAAAGATCTATTCTGGACAACATTGCAAGGTTACCAATAGAATCTGGCAGTGCCCCTGAAAATTTTGTACCACTAAGCAGCAGTGACCGAAGAGAACCATTTGGAAGAAATTCTGGTAAAGAACCTTGAAGTAGTTCATTATATGACAAGTCAAGCGTCTGCAATGATGGAACCTGGATGATGTTGTCTGGAAATGTCCCATTCAATCCACAAGAACTGAGACCCAAGTAAGTCAAATTTGtgaaatttgcaaaaaattctGGAACTGGAGCATTGAGGGGATTATTATTGAGACGAATAATTGAGAGGGACTGAAGCTTCAATAAGGAGGAATCAAGAGGGCCTGAAAGATAACAGTCTGACATGCTCAACACACTTAGATTTGGCAGAGAAGATGATAAGGGCTGACACCACTTATTTCCTGACGCTGATATATTTACACCATCAAGATAAAGTCCCTTAATCTCCGAAAGATTCTGAACTAGCTTAGCTAAATTTGGGTCCTCAAGTTTCAGCGTATTATCACTCAAGAAAGAGATGGTAGACAAATCGAGAGTAACCAACCTTTTGAGACGTGAAATCGCATTTGGAACCTGCCCTGCAAAGCCAGCATTTGACAAATTCAAATTACGCAAACTCGTCAGACTGCCAAACTGAGATGGAATCGTAGAACTCAGCTTGTTATAAGCCAAATTCAGGGACTCAAGATACTGGAGACTGAAAAGGCTTAAATTGTGATGAAGTCCACCCGTGATGGATTCGTTGAACAGGTCGAGACCAACAACACGTCCCTCCTTGCTGCAGTTTACACCTTTCCACAAACAGCAATTAGTAAACTGAGCTTCATTCCATTGCACCAGTTTTGTAGACAAGCTACTATTGAATTTGAGGCTTTTCTTCAATCCGATCAACAAGTCTCGCTGATCGCTAAGACATGTTTGAGATTGAGATACCACAAAGGTACGAAAGTTGAGGAAAATTGAGCAAATGGGTATGAAGAAAAGCCATGAAAGGAGTGAAATTCTCATTGGGGTCTGTAAGAAGACAGACTCATACAGTAAAGAATTGAAGAGATGATGAAATGAATTGTTGTGGATTCAAGAGAGAAAAGGCCCATGGAACATGACCTTATTTTTGGCCTGTGGCTAGAGTGGTGGCCGACCAAACCCACTCGGATTTAGCACGGGGCCGCTACTGAAAGTTTGTGTGGACTTTGGGGTAGAAAAACAGAAGCAGAGAACCAAAAGCCAAAAGGCAAGACAAGAAGGAGAGCgattgagagagagacagagagagatgaGATTGGCTTTTTTAGGTGAGATTAATCATAGTTCAGAGAGAAGAGCCGacgtcaaagagaaaaaaacgcGTATTTGTTTGTGTGTAAAGTTTGGtctgcttttgttttttctgaATCCGATGATGACGACTTTTCGAGCTTTTGTCATATAAAAAAGTACCGCAATCttagaaaaatcaaaccaaTGGTATAAAATGGACTGGTTTTGAAAATGGAGTAACGATTAATAATGAATATTGAATGGTAATGCTATGGTCATTGGTCACGTTTACATAATAAATTCTGGGTGCGTCTAGTTATTAATAATGAATATTGAATGGTAATGCCATTGTCATTGGTCACACTTacgtaataaattattattggcTAAATTATAATTTACTCGCATATAgattggttaaaatttaagttACCTTAGTTTTTTGTAATCCACTTCTATTTAAAAAGagtcaaatatataatttttccccgcttttatgttttctttcttcaaaaacacgaaaaacataaaaaaaaaaaaataaaagatcaaataAGATCAAAACTACAAGTAGACAATTTAAATCTTGATCAAACTACAGAtgagtaaagtgtcaaatttcaaatcacaggtAAGCAACGTAAATTTTGACCAAACCACATATAAGTAGGTTATAATTTTGcccattaattataaaatttattatgttttaaCAATTAacctctaatatatatatatatatatatatatatatattttttttttttaataccatcGTTGATAACCAAGACAAATGATCAAATAATTCAAGAGTACAACAACGTAATACTTCACAGTTCAAACCAATAAGTGCAAAccattaaatacaaaaatataacataaaatgGGCTAAACTTAACGAATAAAGTCTCTTATTATTAGtttcaatttataataataataaaaaaaaaactttcaagtaaagtctatcaaatttatcataaaaaaaaaatataattaatgtgAATTCTGGTTAATTCAATAAGTAAAgtctctttttatatattgataCTAATTGCTTAAAGAATAATGCTTTAGCTAGTTAAGATTATAACTCGTGATGACCGTTGAAAATTATTTGGTAAATTAGAAGTCCATATTATTCTACATATCTCACACCAATAAATACAagtcatttaatataaaaatactGAGACATAAGTTAGTAGTAATATGAAAAAGGTTAAGTAGTACATGAATATCAACTTTCTTGCTATTATTAGACAAAAGATACTTGCTATTATTAATATGGAGTATGATGTCAACTATAATCAGGTcgaaccttaaaaaaaaaaaattattcaataaggATATAGCGCTctattatcttcttttctttttctatttttaaagaaagaaaaaaacattacaatttttttttaggttggtaaaacttaggttatgtttggtaacagtttttattttctattttcaagaacttgttttttgaaataaaaagaaaagaaaaaaacaattttcttgtttttttgaaattaaaaacatgtttgattagttgaaataaaaaaaatagctttttgaagaaaaaaatagaaaatactgaaatatgttgttactaggatgGATTCATTAAATCAGACATGTGTTTTCATTtgtttgaaaactaaaaactgaaaatggctttttgcatgttttcaatttctttcacaaattgagtttagaaaacaatttttgttttcagtccattttgagttgccaaacaagttttttagtctcaaaaatagaaaattggttttgaaaacaaaaaataagaagaaaaaacagttatcaaacatacccttaattttttatgtattttctaAATCCTTATTTTGAAATACATCTttttaaactctctctctctctctctcgctctatgtgtgtgtgcgcaCACAACTTTTTAAGCCGCActacttctttaaaaaaattattttttttgagtgtgCTTTGTTTGTGGGGGTCTTGTCTTTATcactaaagggaaaaataactGGTTTTTTTCCCAGATAGAAGGAAAATGATACTCTAGAAAGCAAAAGGAGAATAAATATGTTATGAGAGTGtcatgtccacaatatttttacaacaaatcgtAAGcggtaagttattattggttctaatttgaacccacaacttaaattatttttttgccaatatataataattaataacaacctaccacttaagatttgttgtgaaaatgttgtggacatagcatttttcTTGTGTTATAGGGAAAATTTGGTATTTCATGTATTTGACATCAATTATCATTTCTTACTTGGTGAAGTATAAATGTTAATGAACATTGTGTACAACTTAAATAAAAGGAATAAGAAGATATTGATTCAAAAAATGAACTATGAATCAAGCCAACAACTCAATCACCATtataacataaatttaaaatgaatagCATTGTGATGTTGACCAATGgcttaaaattgtaaataataagTGTTCCAAAAGAATAAATTGGATAATGGCATTGATTGCTAAATATATTGTGGATGTGAGGTTTTGACGATAAGTAATTATTAGGTATTCTAAAGGAAAGTGATATGGTATTCCTTTCCTTTACATTCCTTTTACATTTACAATGAATTTCAACATGAATTCACataaatatgagaaaaagaTGTTCCCTACCATTTAAGTTGATGAGTCCATATCTATCTTAtctaaaagaagaagaagaagaaatttaaaataaaataaactcggggggagagagagagagtttgctaAGATGATGTGACTATGAAGAATGTTGAGGAAGAAGCAGAAATAGGGGGTGAGTTATGGCATGTACATTGAGGGCCATGGATGACCCTCTTTCTACTGATGTCGAGTTTAGAACAAAAAACACAGTATCGCCCGCGAAATGCTTCACCTTCCATTTCATCTTCATCACCATTGTCTTCACAATCTTTTGTGTTCTCATCTCCAGTATCTTCATCTTCCTCAACCTTCGTATTATAGCAGCCACTGTAAGACAATCCCAACATTGGAAAAATCACCAGTAGAATCTTATTAATGCAATCGCCATgccattttcttcctttttcccaAAATGTTAAGGGAGCAACAACAACTGCTGCCCCAACCCCAAAACCCAATCCGGTCAGTATGAACTGCCAATCAAATCCAATCAAAGTAGTTGAACTTGTGCCTTTAGATTTTGGTGTTgctgaaggtggtggagcttcATCACTTGTGCAGTGTGTCGTCAAAGGGAACCCACATAACTCCTTGTTATGTATATAGGAATAATTTGAAAACGTACCAAATTGCTTGCCTTGTGGAATTGGCCCCACCAATTGATTGAATGAAAGGTTTAGGGCTGCCAGGAAAGTAAGACCAACAAGTTGCATAGGGATCTCCCCAGTGATATTGTTGCTTGACAAGTCTAATGATTCCAGCCGAGACAAATTTCCTAAAGATAGTGGGATTTTTCCCGTAAGAGCATTATTTGACAAGTTGAGAACATATAGTGATTTGAGTTCTCCAATAGTTTCTGGTATTGGCCCTTCAAGCTTGTTGGCAGAAATGTCAATCGCGGTGAAAATAGTTAGAATTTTCACCAGCTCAATGTCTAGACCTTTACTGGTAACTGTTATCCTATCTTGATAATAAAACTGACCATTATGGGAACTAAATTGGAGGTAATTGAGCATTGACTGGACCTTGTCTTCTTCATCCAGCATTGCCTTCCAAGTAGAAAAGAATTTTCTTGGAAGCTTACCAGTAAATTCGTTTGAAGCTAGGTCTACAATTTGCAGAATTGGCCAGAAGAACTTTGATCTTGATCTTCTACAACTATTAATAGGCCCATAAAATTTGTTAGATCGCAAGATAAAGACACGCAACTTGGATATGCTTCTCAAATGACATGGGAAGACATCGCTGATCTCATTGTTCCCAATGTCAAAGACCTCCAAATTTGTGCAATTGACCAGAGACCTTGGTACCACTCCTTCAAGTCGGTTTCCATTGAGATTTAGTGTTTGCAAACcacaatggtatggaaatgtaTCAGATATATTGCCACTTAGTTTGTTTCTCCTCACATCCAACACCCCAAGAGTCTTACTCATCTCAATTAAGCATGGGGGAATCGTTCCATTCAGGGTATTATTAGACAAATTAAGAACTTGAAGATTTGTAGCATTGCACAATGATTGAGGGATATCCCCGTGGAACTTATTGCTTGAAACTGAGAAGAAATAAGTAAAATTAAGGGATTTACCAATGCTAGCTGGTATGGCAGATTTGAAGTTGTTCATTGAGAAATCCAAGTATGTGGCAACTGGTGGGAGATCTGAGAGTTTCCCCTCAAGCTGGTTGGAGCGAAGGTCTAGGACACTCAAACTAGAAAGATTGAGCAAAGGTCCTTCTAAGGTCATCACCAGGTAGTTATGAGAGAGATTTAAGTAATGAAGATTACTAAGTTTCCAAATCCAGCTGGGAATTCCTTGCTTAATGTGGTTATTTGAAAGGTCTAGAATGGTTAATTTGGATTGGTTTTTCAAGAAATCTGGAAAAGTCTTCAATTTGCAAGAAACCAATTTTAATGTGGCCATTTGGGGAAAGGAGGATGATGAAGAATTAGTTCCATTATATTCAATCGACAAGTTGTTGTACGAAAGATCAAGATTGGAAAGGTTTGTCAACTGCTGAATCTCATTAAGTTGCAAGGAGCCATCAAAGTTGTTtgaagaaagtgagagaaacTTAAGACCTTGAAGTTCAAAGACAGACATTGGTATTGGCCCTTTCAATTTGTTGCTACTCAAATCAAGTGTATGCAGTACTGAAGAAGAACTGTTGGAAGATTCATTGAGTAGACCAGAAAATTGGTTGTTGGAAAGCTGCAGATTCCGCAATGATGGATGGGAAAACAGAGATACTGGAATTCTACCATTAAGTGAATTGAAACGCAAGTCAAGATTAACAACTTTCGTAAGATCCTTCCAATGAGTGGAATTAATCTGACCTGTTAAATTATTATGAGAAATGTTTATCTGAGTCAACTTCTTGGCCATGTTGAGTGATGGAATTGGTCCTGTGAAGCTGTTTGATGACATGTCCAAATAAAACAACTGAACAAGATTTGCCATAGAGCTCGGGATTGATCCAAGGAAACTACAATTTGAAAGATCTATTATGGACAACATTTTAAGGTTTCCAATAGAATCTGGCAGTGTCCCTGAAAAATTTGTCCTGCTAAGTACCAGTGACCTGAGAGAACCATTGGGATGAAATCCCTGCAAAGTACCACTCAGTTGTTTATTATCTGATAAGTCAAGCGTCTGCAGTGTTGGAACCTGGAAAATCTTTTCTGGAAATTGTCCATTCAATCCACAAGAACTAAGACGCAAGGACGTCAAATTTCTGAAATTAGCAAAAAATTCTGGAACTGGAGCAGCAGAAAAACTGCTATTATGGAGAAGAATAACTGAGAGAGACTGAAGCTTCTGAAAGGAAGAATGAAGAGGTCCTGAAAGAGAACAATTTGACATGCTCAACACACTTAGATTTGGTAGTGAAGATGATAACGCCTGACACCACTCATTCCCTGGCGCTGATATATTTACACCATCAAGATAAAGTTCCTTAATCTCCGAAAGGTTCTGAACTAGCTTAGCTAAATTTGGGTTCTCAAGTTTCAGCATGGAAAAACTCAACAAAGAAGATGTAGACAAATCAAGGGTAACCAACCTTTTCAAGTTCGAAATCTCAATGGGAATCTGTCCCGAGAAGCCAGCATTTGACAGGTTTAAATAGCTCAAATTCATCAGATTGCCAAACCCTGCAGGAATCCGAGAATTGCTGAAGTTGTTATAAGCCAAACTCAGGTCCTGGAGATGCTGAAGACTGAAAAGGGTACTTGAATCGACAAGTTCACCATAGATTGATTCCTTGGTCAGATTGAGACCAATAACGCGTCCTTTGCTGCAGGTTACACCTTCCCAAGAACAGCAATCACTTGCTTCATTCCAGTGCACCAGTTTAGTGGACAAAGTAGTAGTGAAGTTGAGGCTGTTCTTGAATTGGAGCAACGGGGATTTCTGATCCTCAAGACAATGGTCAGACACCACAAAGATACAGAAACTGAGAAATATTGAGCAACTGGGTATGAAGAAAAGCCATGGAAAGAGTGAAATTCTCATTGGGGGCTGTAACAAGAAAGACGTATACAGTaaagaattgagagagagagagagaaggaaattgcATTGTTTTAGACTTTTAAGTAGAGATTCCCTAGAAGTGCCGTtgtcaaaataaaatgcatATTCCGAAAGTAAGAATTTTTCCGTTTATTATATTATGGCCGGCTATTCAAGATGATGACTTTTCAAgctttgtcttttctttttggatataATTTCAAGCTTGTCATTTAAGAACCACTGAAAATCTTTGAAAAATCAAACCAGTCAAATGAAATGTGCTGGTTTTGAAAATGGAGTAGTGGATGGATATTGAATTGTGGTTCCCTTGCAGGGTGGTGACGTTTACATATTA
The DNA window shown above is from Quercus lobata isolate SW786 chromosome 7, ValleyOak3.0 Primary Assembly, whole genome shotgun sequence and carries:
- the LOC115952463 gene encoding receptor-like protein 42, producing the protein MRISLLSWLFFIPICSIFLNFRTFVVSQSQTCLSDQRDLLIGLKKSLKFNSSLSTKLVQWNEAQFTNCCLWKGVNCSKEGRVVGLDLFNESITGGLHHNLSLFSLQYLESLNLAYNKLSSTIPSQFGSLTSLRNLNLSNAGFAGQVPNAISRLKRLVTLDLSTISFLSDNTLKLEDPNLAKLVQNLSEIKGLYLDGVNISASGNKWCQPLSSSLPNLSVLSMSDCYLSGPLDSSLLKLQSLSIIRLNNNPLNAPVPEFFANFTNLTYLGLSSCGLNGTFPDNIIQVPSLQTLDLSYNELLQGSLPEFLPNGSLRSLLLSGTKFSGALPDSIGNLAMLSRIDLFGCNFSGSIPNSMGTLTQLVYLDMSSNKFNRQIPSFTMAKNLTEINLSHNDLEGSINSTQWKELIKLVNLDLDNNSIEGSIPLSLFSHPSLQKLQLSKNKFSGGLQEFNVSSYSLNTLDLSGNNLKGPLPMSVIKLKGLKSLSFSYNKFNGSFQLDSIQQLTNLSSLDLSYNELSVNYSVTASSLSFPHFSTLKLASCKLSAVPDFLKNQSKLTILDLSKNQIPGEIPNWIQNLTNLFYLNLSYNHLEGPLLNLPSMLTILDLHSNQLQGQLPTLPPSATYLDLSGNNFSSAIPAGIGSSLTFAYFLSLSNNQLSGSIPVSICNAPYLQVLDLSNNLLNGTIPQCFYGMSETLMVLDLRKNKLGGNLSNSFPVNCGLLTLNLNGNLLEGVVPESLRNCKNLEVLDMGNNQLKDAFPCNLKNIYSLRVLILRSNKFYGSIDCGGPNTSWPMLQIVDLASNNFTGQLPREYLSAWNAMMDVVQYLQVPILKFSQIYYQDMITVTSKGLDIELVRILNLFTSIDVSCNNLNGTIPEEIGKLKLLLVLNFSHNALTGHIPPSMRKLTMLESLDLSSNQLRGKIPMQLSDLTFLAVLNLSFNQLVGQIPQGKQFDTFSEDSYKGNKGLCGIPLKKNCRSDKAPPPSAIPQSKGTSSTTLIGFDWQFILTGLGFGVGAAVVVAPLTFWEKGRKWHNDIIDKILLVILPMMGLSYTGCYNVKVEADEDIEDENTEDSEDDDNENEMEDEEIWGRYCVICSKLDISRKRAIHDPRCTCHNSPPISSSSSTSSSSS